The proteins below come from a single Biomphalaria glabrata chromosome 10, xgBioGlab47.1, whole genome shotgun sequence genomic window:
- the LOC106075227 gene encoding zinc finger matrin-type protein 5-like encodes MGKRYYCDYCDKSFADNPTSRKVHLTGNAHLSTRKAHYDAFRDEKEILEDDRKKKPCRAFLSTGNCKFGDRCQFSHLTNEDRFHLSEVIRQKEEAAKVRLTQSDSYGENVQDKLKDWLDQRNKKVKLEFPDGTSSPDTVHAIKVPEYKLAECLTVFTNLPPSLLPPTKSAILNSEYVTWG; translated from the exons ATGGGTAAGCGATACTATTGTGATTATTGTGACAAGTCCTTTGCCGATAATCCAACAAGTAGAAAAGTACATCTGACTGGAAATGCTCATTTGTCAACTCGAAAGGCTCATTACGATGCATTCAGAGATGAGAAAGAGATTTTAGAGGacgacagaaagaaaaaaccaTGCCGGGCTTTTTTATCAACTG GAAATTGTAAATTTGGCGATAGGTGCCAGTTTTCTCATCTCACTAACGAAGACAGGTTCCATTTGTCTGAGGTCATCAGACAGAAAGAAGAGGCAGCTAAAGTTAGGCTAACCCAGTCTGATAGCTATGGAGAAAATGTTCAAGATAAGCTGAAGGACTGGCTGGATCAACGTAACAAAAAGGTGAAGCTGGAGTTCCCAGACGGTACTAGCTCACCAGATACTGTGCATGCTATCAAAGTACCAGAATACAAACTGGCAGAATGTCTGACAGTTTTTACAAACTTGCCACCATCTTTACTTCCTCCAACCAAGTCAGCCATTTTGAACAGTGAATATGTAACTTGGGGATAG